From Microbacterium sp. YJN-G, a single genomic window includes:
- a CDS encoding diacylglycerol/lipid kinase family protein has translation MGERIGIVWNPIKVDEDELRDAVTAVFPADFEVLWWATTREDPGRIVAGEAVTGGCDVLIAVGGDGTVRVVAEAVAGTDTALGIVPRGTGNLLARNLGIPLGDLTAALERIRDREEEQRLDLGWVALGDEADAVEQAFTVMIGFGLDAQMLAETDEELKAKAGWLAYVQALGRAAAATELVDTAIALDDEEPEEVRVHTMLIGNCGTIQAGITLLPDAVPDDGRLDVLLVSAEGFAGWVDTARSVLWDNGLRRLISGAEDAVSTDSATHASAERIRVVLREPQPFEIDGEEAGEASSFTVRVQPGAVRVR, from the coding sequence ATGGGCGAGCGCATCGGGATCGTGTGGAATCCGATCAAGGTCGACGAGGACGAGCTGCGGGATGCGGTGACCGCCGTGTTCCCCGCCGACTTCGAAGTGCTGTGGTGGGCGACCACCCGGGAGGATCCGGGACGCATCGTCGCCGGCGAGGCCGTGACGGGTGGGTGCGACGTGCTCATCGCGGTCGGCGGCGACGGGACGGTGCGCGTGGTCGCGGAGGCCGTGGCCGGCACCGACACCGCGCTGGGAATCGTCCCGCGTGGCACCGGCAACCTGCTGGCCCGCAACCTCGGCATCCCGCTCGGTGACCTCACCGCCGCCCTGGAGCGGATCCGCGACCGGGAGGAGGAGCAGCGCCTCGACCTCGGCTGGGTCGCCCTCGGTGACGAAGCGGATGCCGTCGAGCAGGCGTTCACGGTGATGATCGGCTTCGGTCTGGACGCGCAGATGCTCGCCGAGACCGACGAGGAGCTGAAGGCGAAGGCCGGCTGGCTCGCCTACGTGCAGGCTCTCGGGCGTGCCGCGGCTGCGACCGAGCTCGTCGACACCGCCATCGCGCTGGATGACGAGGAGCCCGAGGAGGTGCGCGTGCACACCATGCTCATCGGCAACTGCGGCACCATCCAGGCCGGGATCACCCTGCTGCCCGACGCCGTGCCGGACGACGGGCGGCTGGACGTGCTGCTGGTGAGCGCCGAGGGCTTCGCCGGGTGGGTCGACACGGCGCGCTCGGTGCTCTGGGACAACGGGCTGCGGCGGCTGATCAGCGGCGCCGAAGATGCGGTGAGCACCGACTCGGCGACCCACGCGTCCGCCGAGCGCATCCGGGTCGTGCTGCGCGAGCCGCAGCCCTTCGAGATCGACGGCGAGGAGGCGGGGGAGGCCTCGTCGTTCACGGTGCGCGTGCAGCCCGGCGCCGTCCGGGTGCGCTGA
- a CDS encoding bifunctional [glutamine synthetase] adenylyltransferase/[glutamine synthetase]-adenylyl-L-tyrosine phosphorylase, whose amino-acid sequence MVRPDASVSLSALARLGFVELTAASTALTELAELTGLDRSILADGMTAADPDAAIAAMLQIARRDAGRATAVLTDADARAAAWRLLGVSTGLGAFFARRPAQFAPDVLLRTDLPGSDELRARLLAAVGAEDGFATAESAVEALRIEYRRCLAEIAAADLAAPDAVAAIDGVSNALADAAAAALEAALAVARTAVASSGDATARAEVAATRLAIIGMGKAGARELNYLSDVDVIYVAGTADEDAVSEARAIDVATRLARETMRALSEFDTEPSLWEVDAALRPEGKQGALVRSLASHVAYYDRWAKSWEFQALLKARPLAGDAGLGAEYIAAVQPKVWSSAERSDFVESVQRMRELVTDNIPSEDVPYQLKLGPGGLRDIEFTVQLLQLVHGVSDPTLHTRGTLESLEALAAEGYIGRAEAAAFAQQYCTLRLLEHRLQLHELTRTHLMPRDESGMRRLARATGLADSASGLQTVWEGLRREVREQHVRLFYRPLLAAVASLPAEERSLTTGQAADRLAAIGFRDPAGALRHIGALTSGISRKATIQRHLMPVMLRWFADGTDPDYGLIAFRRISERLGDTHWFLRMLRDSSGAAERLTRVLSSSRYIGELMEWIPESVAWLDSPGALRPRGWAALDEEARAIQTRHATIQAALGAVRALRRRELLRTAIGAVLDHIGVDEMARAITEITEATIQAALRAVRREVVPAEDDALDFSIIAMGRFGGAELGFGSDADVLFVYDPNGVESQRAQQLAARIVAGLREHLADHRLPLDLDADLRPEGRNGPIVRTLEAYTQYYRRWSLSWEAQALLRARGIAGSMKLIAKFTELADGIRFPEQIAVQDVREIKRIKARVEGERLPQGVDPRRHLKLGPGTLSDVEWMVQVLQLQHGHRVPDLRTTSTLQALDAAVLAELLPAADAEQLREAWVLASRLRSAMTLLTGQTRDALPAEHRELDGVGRLLGYPDRGAVMLEEDYLRVTRRARRVFERQFYG is encoded by the coding sequence ATGGTACGTCCTGACGCGTCCGTCTCGCTCTCGGCACTGGCACGGCTGGGCTTCGTCGAGCTCACCGCCGCGTCGACGGCCCTCACCGAGCTGGCGGAGCTGACGGGCCTCGATCGCAGCATCCTCGCCGACGGCATGACCGCCGCCGACCCGGATGCTGCGATCGCGGCGATGCTGCAGATCGCCCGGCGGGATGCCGGGCGGGCGACCGCGGTGCTGACGGATGCCGATGCACGGGCCGCCGCCTGGCGGCTGCTGGGCGTCTCGACGGGCCTGGGCGCCTTCTTCGCCCGCCGGCCGGCGCAGTTCGCCCCGGACGTGCTGCTGCGCACCGACCTGCCCGGGTCCGACGAGCTCCGCGCGCGCCTGCTCGCCGCTGTGGGCGCGGAGGACGGTTTCGCGACCGCCGAGAGCGCGGTGGAAGCGCTGCGCATCGAGTACCGGCGGTGCCTGGCCGAGATCGCGGCGGCGGATCTCGCCGCGCCGGATGCAGTGGCGGCGATCGACGGCGTGTCGAACGCGCTGGCCGATGCCGCCGCAGCGGCTCTCGAAGCGGCACTCGCGGTCGCCCGCACCGCGGTCGCCTCCTCGGGCGACGCCACGGCCAGAGCCGAGGTGGCGGCGACCCGGCTGGCGATCATCGGCATGGGCAAGGCGGGCGCGAGAGAGCTGAACTACCTCAGCGACGTGGACGTCATCTACGTCGCCGGCACCGCCGACGAGGATGCCGTCAGCGAGGCACGGGCGATCGATGTGGCCACCCGGCTCGCCCGCGAGACCATGCGGGCCCTGAGCGAGTTCGACACGGAGCCGTCGCTGTGGGAGGTGGACGCCGCGCTGCGCCCCGAGGGCAAGCAGGGTGCGCTGGTGCGCTCGCTGGCATCGCACGTGGCGTACTACGACCGCTGGGCGAAGAGCTGGGAGTTCCAGGCGCTTCTGAAGGCGCGTCCGCTCGCCGGCGACGCCGGGCTCGGAGCCGAGTACATCGCCGCCGTGCAGCCGAAGGTCTGGTCCAGCGCCGAGAGATCGGACTTCGTCGAGAGCGTGCAGCGCATGCGCGAGCTCGTCACCGACAACATCCCGTCCGAGGATGTGCCCTACCAGCTCAAGCTCGGTCCGGGCGGGCTGCGCGACATCGAGTTCACGGTGCAGCTGCTGCAGCTCGTGCACGGTGTGAGCGACCCCACGCTGCACACCCGAGGCACGCTGGAGTCGCTGGAGGCGCTGGCGGCGGAGGGGTACATCGGGCGCGCCGAGGCCGCGGCCTTCGCGCAGCAGTACTGCACGCTGCGCCTGCTCGAGCACCGCCTGCAGCTGCACGAGCTCACCCGCACGCACCTCATGCCGCGCGATGAGTCGGGGATGCGGCGCCTGGCCCGTGCCACCGGACTGGCCGATTCGGCATCCGGCCTGCAGACCGTGTGGGAGGGGCTGCGCCGCGAGGTGCGCGAGCAGCACGTGCGGCTGTTCTACCGTCCCCTGCTCGCGGCGGTGGCGTCGCTGCCCGCCGAGGAGCGTTCGCTGACCACCGGGCAGGCGGCCGATCGTCTGGCGGCGATCGGCTTCCGCGACCCGGCGGGGGCGCTGCGTCACATCGGCGCCCTCACCTCGGGGATCAGCCGCAAGGCGACCATCCAGCGGCATCTCATGCCGGTCATGCTGCGCTGGTTCGCCGACGGCACCGACCCCGACTACGGGCTCATCGCGTTCCGCCGCATCAGCGAGCGGCTCGGCGACACGCACTGGTTCCTGCGGATGCTGCGCGACTCGTCCGGCGCGGCCGAGCGGCTCACGCGCGTGCTGTCCAGCTCTCGGTACATCGGCGAGCTGATGGAGTGGATCCCCGAATCCGTGGCCTGGCTCGACAGTCCGGGCGCGCTGCGACCACGCGGGTGGGCGGCGCTCGACGAGGAGGCCAGGGCGATCCAGACCCGGCATGCCACGATCCAGGCGGCGCTCGGGGCCGTGCGGGCCCTGCGCCGGCGCGAGCTGCTGCGCACCGCGATCGGTGCGGTGCTCGACCACATCGGCGTGGACGAGATGGCCCGCGCCATCACCGAGATCACCGAGGCGACGATCCAGGCGGCGCTGCGCGCGGTGCGACGCGAGGTCGTCCCCGCCGAGGACGACGCGCTGGACTTCTCGATCATCGCGATGGGCCGCTTCGGCGGTGCGGAGCTGGGCTTCGGGTCGGATGCCGATGTGCTGTTCGTGTACGACCCGAACGGCGTCGAGTCGCAGCGCGCACAGCAGCTCGCCGCGCGGATCGTGGCGGGCCTGCGCGAGCACCTGGCCGACCACCGCCTGCCGCTCGACCTCGACGCCGATCTGCGGCCCGAGGGCCGCAACGGCCCGATCGTGCGCACCCTCGAGGCATACACGCAGTACTACCGCCGCTGGTCGCTGTCGTGGGAGGCGCAGGCACTGCTGCGGGCGCGCGGGATCGCCGGCAGCATGAAGCTCATCGCGAAGTTCACCGAGCTGGCCGACGGCATCCGCTTCCCCGAGCAGATCGCCGTGCAGGACGTGCGCGAGATCAAGCGCATCAAGGCGCGGGTCGAGGGGGAGCGGCTACCGCAGGGGGTCGACCCCCGCCGGCACCTGAAACTCGGACCGGGCACGCTCAGCGACGTGGAGTGGATGGTGCAGGTGCTGCAGCTGCAGCACGGCCACCGCGTGCCGGATCTGCGCACCACCTCGACGCTGCAGGCGCTGGATGCCGCGGTGCTGGCCGAACTGCTGCCCGCGGCGGATGCCGAGCAGCTGCGCGAGGCCTGGGTGCTCGCCAGCAGGCTGCGCTCGGCGATGACGCTGCTGACCGGTCAGACCCGCGATGCACTGCCGGCCGAGCACCGTGAGCTCGACGGGGTGGGCCGGCTGCTCGGCTACCCCGACCGCGGGGCGGTCATGCTCGAGGAGGACTACCTGCGTGTCACGCGCCGAGCGCGGCGCGTGTTCGAGAGACAGTTCTACGGCTGA
- a CDS encoding glutamine synthetase family protein, with the protein MSGDKQRDFVLRTIEERGVKFIRLWFTDVIGTLKSVAIAPAEVEGAFAEGIGFDGSAIEGLTRTFESDLLAQPDPSTFQILPWRGDVDPTARMFCDLTTPDGRPAVSDPRHVLRRALAKAADAGFTFYTHPEIEFYLLKSSEVGPQGPVPADSAGYFDNVPGGTAHDFRRSAVRMLEDLGISVEYSHHEGGPGQNEIDLRYADALTTADNIMTFRTVVKEVAIEQGVYATFMPKPLNNHPGSGMHTHLSLFEGDMNAFYEAGAEYQLSITGRRFIAGLLRHANEIAAVTNQFVNSYKRLWGGDEAPSFVTWGHANRSALVRVPMYKPNKGQSTRVEYRALDSAANPYLAYALMLAAGLKGIEEEYELPPEAEDNVWSLSDSERRALGYAPLPASLDHALEYMQESELVAETLGEQVFNYVLLNKRKEWEAYRGQVTPFELQNNLGLL; encoded by the coding sequence GTGAGCGGCGACAAGCAGCGTGATTTCGTCCTGCGCACGATCGAGGAGCGCGGGGTCAAGTTCATCCGGCTGTGGTTCACCGACGTCATCGGCACCCTGAAGTCGGTGGCGATCGCCCCCGCCGAGGTCGAGGGTGCCTTCGCCGAGGGCATCGGCTTCGACGGCTCGGCCATCGAGGGACTCACCCGCACGTTCGAGTCCGACCTGCTGGCGCAGCCCGACCCGTCGACGTTCCAGATCCTGCCGTGGCGGGGAGATGTCGACCCGACCGCGCGCATGTTCTGCGACCTGACCACCCCCGACGGGCGCCCTGCGGTCTCGGACCCCCGGCACGTGCTGCGCCGCGCACTGGCGAAGGCCGCGGATGCCGGGTTCACGTTCTACACGCACCCCGAGATCGAGTTCTACCTGCTCAAGTCGTCTGAGGTCGGCCCGCAGGGACCGGTGCCGGCCGACTCGGCCGGGTACTTCGACAACGTGCCTGGTGGCACGGCGCACGACTTCCGCCGCAGCGCGGTGCGGATGCTGGAGGACCTGGGCATCTCCGTCGAGTACAGCCATCACGAGGGCGGACCCGGTCAGAACGAGATCGATCTGCGCTACGCGGACGCGTTGACCACGGCCGACAACATCATGACCTTCCGCACGGTGGTGAAGGAGGTCGCGATCGAGCAGGGCGTGTACGCCACGTTCATGCCGAAGCCGCTGAACAACCACCCCGGCAGCGGCATGCACACGCACCTGTCGCTGTTCGAGGGCGACATGAACGCCTTCTACGAGGCGGGTGCCGAGTACCAGCTCTCGATCACCGGCCGCCGGTTCATCGCGGGCCTGCTGCGGCACGCGAACGAGATCGCCGCCGTCACCAACCAGTTCGTGAACTCCTACAAGCGCCTGTGGGGCGGCGATGAGGCGCCCAGCTTCGTCACCTGGGGTCACGCGAACCGCTCGGCGCTCGTGCGCGTGCCGATGTACAAGCCGAACAAGGGCCAGTCCACGCGGGTCGAATACCGCGCCCTGGACTCGGCGGCCAACCCGTACCTCGCGTACGCCCTCATGCTCGCCGCAGGGCTGAAGGGCATCGAGGAGGAGTACGAGCTGCCTCCCGAGGCCGAGGACAACGTGTGGTCGCTGAGCGACTCCGAGCGCCGTGCGCTGGGCTACGCGCCGCTGCCGGCGAGCCTGGATCACGCGCTGGAGTACATGCAGGAGTCCGAGCTGGTCGCCGAGACACTGGGCGAGCAGGTCTTCAACTACGTGCTGCTGAACAAGCGCAAGGAATGGGAGGCCTACCGCGGTCAGGTGACCCCGTTCGAGCTGCAGAACAACCTCGGGCTGCTCTGA
- a CDS encoding SPOR domain-containing protein — MADGDEKYWYNMNTGEVEFGMLSAAVDRVGPFDTAEEAANAPEVLRERSRAWAEEEAAADSWGARGTEEADGEA; from the coding sequence ATGGCCGACGGCGACGAGAAGTACTGGTACAACATGAACACCGGCGAGGTCGAGTTCGGCATGCTGTCCGCGGCCGTCGACCGCGTCGGGCCGTTCGATACGGCGGAGGAGGCGGCGAACGCCCCCGAGGTGCTTCGCGAACGCTCGCGTGCCTGGGCCGAGGAGGAAGCGGCCGCCGATTCCTGGGGTGCGCGCGGCACCGAGGAAGCGGACGGTGAGGCGTGA
- the ppgK gene encoding polyphosphate--glucose phosphotransferase, with translation MAQAIGVDIGGTGIKAGIVNLEHGTLDSERIRVPTPEGARPADVLDTVREVLDTLGVTGSDLPLGVAFPAIVKYGRTLSAANISKDWVDFEAEKFFEDGLGRHIAFVNDADAAGVAEVRHGAARDARGLTIMTTLGTGIGSAFLYNGVLIPNTELGHMRHDGESIERWAAYSAMERESLSWEAWSTRLQEFYSLVEFLFSPDLFVVGGGVSKHPEMFLPLLELKTPIVSAIHRNASGIIGAASLAAD, from the coding sequence ATGGCACAGGCAATCGGCGTCGACATCGGCGGCACGGGCATCAAGGCAGGCATCGTCAACCTCGAGCACGGCACGCTCGACTCCGAACGGATCCGGGTCCCCACCCCCGAGGGCGCTCGCCCGGCCGACGTGCTCGACACCGTCCGCGAGGTGCTCGACACCCTCGGCGTGACGGGCTCGGACCTGCCGCTCGGCGTCGCCTTCCCCGCCATCGTCAAGTACGGCCGCACGCTGTCGGCGGCGAACATCTCCAAGGACTGGGTCGACTTCGAGGCCGAGAAGTTCTTCGAGGACGGCCTGGGCCGTCACATCGCCTTCGTCAACGACGCGGATGCCGCCGGCGTCGCCGAAGTGCGCCACGGAGCGGCCCGCGATGCGCGCGGACTCACGATCATGACCACGCTCGGCACCGGCATCGGATCGGCGTTCCTGTACAACGGCGTGCTCATCCCGAACACCGAGCTCGGCCACATGCGTCACGACGGCGAGTCGATCGAGCGCTGGGCGGCCTATTCGGCGATGGAGCGCGAGAGCCTGTCGTGGGAGGCCTGGTCGACACGCCTGCAGGAGTTCTACAGCCTGGTCGAGTTCCTCTTCAGCCCCGACCTGTTCGTGGTCGGCGGCGGCGTGTCGAAGCACCCCGAGATGTTCCTGCCGCTGCTGGAGCTGAAGACCCCGATCGTCTCGGCGATCCACCGCAACGCCTCCGGCATCATCGGCGCCGCGTCGCTGGCCGCCGACTGA
- a CDS encoding bifunctional 3'-5' exonuclease/DNA polymerase, producing the protein MQPVHALVGRGPGGRDWRIAVLDGPDAEPVTEQVPDAALASRVRELEEQQAPRWTVRSLRTFYPPLLADGIRLRRSHDLLLCHAILRDTEALARPLPASALWLRHDGVAEVAAQPGLFDVDAAALPHGDDFEAVLAQWRAQSSALQQAPDARLALLCAAESTGALVAEEMTAAGLPWSRAVHEQILEQALGPRPMRGARPARMVELAARIGQELGDPGMNPDSPPRLLRALHRAGVFVESTSRWELAQVDHPVVQPLLEYKKLARLFSANGWTWLDEWVKDDRFRPVYLTGGVVTGRWASSGGGALQIPRQLRAAVRADPGWTLVAADVAQLEPRVLAAMSRDAAMADAARGADLYEGVVRSGAVGSRDEAKYAVLGAMYGATTGESGRLVPRLRKVFPRAMGLVDAAARTGEQGGVVSTLLGRGSPRPDDLWRRTQSQASDPGAAGAEESRARSRARERGRFTRNFIVQGTAAEWALLWLAEIRHRLSALPPASVPAAASGPVFSTRAHLAFFLHDEVIVHCPREQADAVADAVRGAAVAATERLFPGFEIDVPLDLRISDHAGK; encoded by the coding sequence ATGCAGCCGGTGCACGCCCTCGTCGGGCGGGGCCCGGGCGGGCGGGACTGGCGCATCGCCGTGCTCGACGGCCCCGACGCGGAACCTGTCACCGAGCAGGTGCCCGACGCGGCTCTGGCCAGCCGGGTGCGTGAGCTCGAGGAGCAGCAGGCGCCGCGCTGGACGGTGCGCAGCCTGCGCACGTTCTATCCGCCGCTGCTCGCCGACGGCATCCGCCTGCGCCGGTCGCACGATCTGCTGCTGTGCCACGCCATTCTCCGCGACACCGAAGCCCTCGCGCGTCCGCTGCCCGCCTCGGCACTGTGGCTGCGCCACGACGGCGTGGCGGAGGTCGCCGCCCAGCCCGGCCTCTTCGACGTGGATGCGGCTGCGCTGCCGCATGGTGACGACTTCGAGGCCGTGCTGGCGCAGTGGCGCGCGCAGTCCTCAGCGCTGCAGCAGGCGCCCGACGCGAGGCTGGCGCTGCTGTGCGCCGCCGAGTCCACCGGTGCCCTCGTCGCCGAGGAGATGACCGCCGCCGGACTGCCATGGAGCAGGGCCGTGCACGAGCAGATCCTCGAGCAGGCGCTGGGCCCGCGGCCGATGCGGGGCGCGCGCCCGGCCAGGATGGTCGAGCTGGCCGCCCGGATCGGCCAGGAGCTCGGCGATCCGGGCATGAACCCCGACAGCCCGCCCCGGCTGCTGCGCGCGCTGCACCGCGCGGGGGTGTTCGTCGAGTCGACGTCGCGCTGGGAGCTGGCGCAGGTGGACCATCCGGTCGTGCAGCCGCTGCTGGAGTACAAGAAGCTCGCCAGGCTGTTCTCTGCGAACGGGTGGACCTGGCTGGACGAGTGGGTGAAGGACGACCGGTTCCGCCCGGTGTACCTCACCGGCGGGGTGGTGACGGGCCGGTGGGCGTCGTCGGGCGGGGGAGCGCTGCAGATCCCACGGCAGCTGCGTGCCGCCGTGCGCGCCGATCCCGGCTGGACTCTGGTGGCCGCCGATGTCGCCCAGCTCGAGCCGCGGGTGCTCGCGGCCATGTCGCGCGATGCGGCGATGGCGGATGCCGCGCGCGGCGCCGACCTCTACGAGGGCGTGGTGCGCTCGGGCGCGGTCGGCTCGCGCGACGAGGCGAAGTACGCCGTGCTCGGCGCCATGTACGGGGCGACGACGGGGGAGAGCGGACGGCTGGTGCCGCGCCTGCGCAAGGTCTTCCCCCGGGCGATGGGCCTGGTCGACGCCGCCGCGCGCACCGGCGAGCAGGGCGGCGTGGTGAGCACGCTGCTGGGACGCGGCTCACCCCGCCCCGACGATCTGTGGCGACGGACGCAGTCGCAGGCCAGCGACCCCGGCGCCGCCGGTGCCGAGGAGTCACGCGCACGCAGCCGGGCACGCGAGCGCGGCCGGTTCACCCGCAACTTCATCGTGCAGGGCACGGCGGCCGAGTGGGCGCTGCTGTGGCTCGCAGAGATCAGGCACAGGCTGTCGGCTCTGCCGCCGGCATCCGTCCCCGCCGCGGCATCCGGGCCGGTGTTCTCCACGCGCGCGCACCTGGCGTTCTTCCTGCACGACGAGGTGATCGTGCACTGCCCGCGCGAGCAGGCGGATGCTGTCGCGGATGCCGTGCGCGGCGCCGCCGTGGCGGCGACCGAGCGGCTGTTCCCGGGGTTCGAGATCGACGTGCCGCTGGACCTGCGCATCAGCGATCACGCGGGCAAGTGA
- a CDS encoding zinc ribbon domain-containing protein has translation MKATPENQRTLLEIAELDRRIQQAERARTQPAQGARINELAAVRKQQLGELTALTGALDDARAELTRLESDVSLAAQRRDRDAERLAAATDPKQAQALENEIDSLGRRISMLEDTELEVMGRVEEAQAAVDAQQALIDQTQAEGAQLTAAAKADMAAATTEGEHLARDRAALAGTVAADLLAEFERRASRGGIGVGLLRRGVCEGCRMVLSGTDINEIRRAAPDEVVSCPECGAILVRTEESGL, from the coding sequence GTGAAAGCGACCCCCGAGAACCAGCGCACCCTGCTCGAGATCGCCGAGCTGGACCGGCGGATCCAGCAGGCCGAGCGGGCCCGTACCCAGCCCGCCCAGGGCGCACGCATCAACGAGCTCGCAGCGGTCCGCAAGCAGCAGCTCGGCGAGCTCACCGCGCTCACCGGCGCCCTCGACGACGCCCGCGCCGAGCTGACGCGGCTGGAGTCAGATGTGTCGCTGGCCGCGCAGCGCCGTGACCGCGACGCGGAGCGCCTCGCCGCTGCCACCGATCCGAAGCAGGCGCAGGCACTCGAGAACGAGATCGACAGCCTCGGCCGGCGCATCTCGATGCTCGAGGACACCGAGCTCGAGGTCATGGGGCGCGTGGAGGAGGCGCAGGCCGCGGTCGACGCGCAGCAGGCGCTGATCGACCAGACGCAGGCCGAGGGCGCGCAGCTGACCGCGGCCGCGAAGGCCGACATGGCCGCGGCGACCACCGAGGGTGAGCACCTGGCCCGCGACCGCGCGGCACTGGCCGGCACCGTGGCCGCCGATCTGCTGGCCGAGTTCGAGCGCCGCGCGTCGCGCGGCGGCATCGGCGTGGGGCTGCTGCGTCGCGGTGTGTGCGAGGGATGCCGCATGGTGCTCTCGGGCACCGACATCAACGAGATCCGCCGTGCCGCCCCGGACGAGGTCGTCTCGTGCCCGGAGTGCGGCGCGATCCTGGTGCGCACCGAGGAATCCGGGCTGTGA
- a CDS encoding YchJ family protein, which yields MPNPDQPADDQRCPCTSGDVFGSCCGPVIASGIAPTALRLMRSRFTAFAIGDAAHLLRTWHPSTRPAGLDLDDDVTWVRLDIIGTERGGPFDADGVVEFEAFHRGPAGRGSLRERSRFVREDRTWFYVDGDIASR from the coding sequence ATGCCGAACCCCGACCAGCCCGCGGATGACCAGCGCTGCCCGTGCACCAGCGGAGACGTGTTCGGGTCGTGCTGCGGGCCCGTCATCGCATCCGGCATCGCCCCCACCGCACTGCGCCTGATGCGCTCGCGCTTCACGGCGTTCGCGATCGGCGACGCCGCGCATCTGCTGCGCACCTGGCATCCGTCCACCCGGCCGGCCGGGCTCGACCTGGACGACGACGTGACCTGGGTGCGGCTCGACATCATCGGCACCGAGCGCGGCGGACCGTTCGACGCCGATGGCGTCGTGGAGTTCGAGGCCTTCCACCGGGGACCTGCCGGCCGCGGCTCGCTGCGGGAGCGGAGCCGGTTCGTGCGCGAGGACCGCACCTGGTTCTACGTCGACGGCGACATCGCCAGCCGGTAG
- a CDS encoding aldo/keto reductase produces the protein MTLPQFTAHNGFALPAVGLGTYRLNGAAGAEAISAGIGLGYRLIDSAFNYENEGAVGAGVAGSGVDRSELIVTTKLPGRHHASAKARTSIEESRFRLGLDATDLHLIHWPNPSVGLYGEAWQALVDAQQRGTVRQVGVSNFLTEHLDRIESETGVRPVANQIEVHPYFPQEEALALHAERGILTVAWSPLGRAKELLQEPVIVEVAGAHGITPAQVVIAWHVARGTVSIPKASSAEHQRANLEAASVVLEDAEVEAITALGRPDGRLFDADPATHEEM, from the coding sequence ATGACGCTGCCCCAGTTCACCGCCCACAACGGGTTCGCCCTTCCCGCCGTCGGGCTCGGCACCTATCGCCTCAACGGCGCAGCGGGCGCCGAGGCGATCTCGGCGGGGATCGGCCTCGGCTACCGCCTCATCGACTCGGCGTTCAACTACGAGAACGAGGGGGCCGTCGGCGCCGGCGTCGCCGGCTCGGGCGTGGACCGGTCCGAGCTCATCGTGACGACCAAGCTGCCCGGCCGGCACCACGCATCGGCGAAGGCGCGCACGAGCATCGAGGAGAGCCGCTTCCGCCTCGGGCTGGATGCCACCGATCTGCACCTGATCCACTGGCCGAACCCGAGCGTCGGACTGTACGGCGAGGCATGGCAGGCGCTGGTGGATGCGCAGCAGCGCGGCACGGTGCGCCAGGTCGGCGTGTCGAACTTCCTCACCGAGCACCTGGACCGCATCGAGTCCGAGACCGGTGTCCGTCCTGTCGCCAACCAGATCGAGGTGCACCCGTACTTCCCGCAGGAAGAGGCGCTCGCGCTGCATGCGGAGCGCGGAATCCTCACGGTGGCGTGGAGCCCGCTGGGCCGCGCCAAGGAGCTGCTGCAGGAGCCGGTGATCGTCGAGGTCGCCGGGGCGCACGGCATCACGCCGGCGCAGGTCGTGATCGCCTGGCACGTCGCCCGCGGGACCGTGTCGATCCCGAAGGCGTCGTCGGCCGAGCATCAGCGGGCGAACCTCGAGGCCGCCTCGGTTGTGCTCGAGGATGCCGAGGTCGAGGCGATCACGGCACTGGGGCGCCCGGACGGACGCCTCTTCGACGCCGATCCGGCCACGCACGAGGAGATGTGA